Proteins encoded within one genomic window of Gadus macrocephalus chromosome 18, ASM3116895v1:
- the rexo4 gene encoding RNA exonuclease 4 yields the protein MKVVFRDNSAKAATAKTPGTAAPAPKKKMKIFFKDTRRKKQGGPQPVNAPLAPPSDPKQFSANWKALLEIMKANPEPKAQKSDVPKKPSPKEVNGTTKPLPPSSLTNGGKAAKSKTLSSKETVTPAEERNKPTKKRKGTGGKDEKKPAKRKESGGKDEQQPTKRKAKEGRDDQQPAKRKAKEGRDEQQPTKRKAKEGRDDQQPAKKKYKGGKDGHQSDKKEKEAQEPRPPTDADLWFDDVDPDDIEAAVGKEAADVVRRRTVQKKAPQDAEDGLVKSHAFTGLTRAVAIDCEMVGVGPDGEHSILARVSIVNHFGKLIYDRFVKPTEEVTDYRTAFSGIRPEDIKDGEDMKTVQKEVGEIMEGRILVGHAIHNDLKVLFLDHPKKKIRDTQKYKPFRVRVKSSRPSLKVLSREVLNVKVQQGEHSSVQDAQATMRLYTMVKKNWEAEIKASRADKAEARKPRPSALKPHPFKDK from the exons ATGAAGGTGGTTTTTAGAGATAACAGCGCTAAAGCTGCTACAGCTAAAACCCCAGGCACGGCGGCACCAGCTCCgaagaaaaaaatgaagatTTTCTTTAAAGATACTCGCAGGAAGAAGCAGGGAGGACCTCAACCCGTCAATGCCCCCCTCGCACCCCCATCAGACCCAAAGCAGTTCTCTGCCAACTGGAAGGCTTTATTAGAG ATCATGAAGGCTAACCCAGAGCCGAAGGCGCAGAAGAGTGATGTGCCCAAGAAACCCTCTCCCAAAGAGGTTAACGGTACTACCAAACCTCTTCCTCCATCGTCTTTGACAAACGGAGGAAAAGCAGCCAAATCCAAAACACTGAGTAGTAAAGAAACGGTTACACCGGCAGAGGAACGTAATAAACCAACCAAGAAGAGGAAAGGGACCGGAGGGAAAGACGAAAAGAAACCAGCCAAGAGGAAAGAGAGTGGAGGAAAAGACGAACAGCAGCCAACCAAGAGGAAAGCGAAGGAAGGGAGAGACGACCAGCAGCCAGCCAAGAGGAAAGCGAAGGAAGGGAGAGACGAACAGCAGCCAACCAAGAGGAAAGCGAAGGAAGGGAGAGACGACCAGCAGCCAGCCAAGAAGAAATACAAGGGGGGGAAAGACGGACACCAGTCagacaagaaggagaaggaggcccaGGAGCCAAGACCCCCAACTGA CGCCGACCTGTGGTTCGACGACGTGGACCCGGATGACATCGAGGCGGCCGTGGGGAAGGAGGCGGCTGacgtggtgaggaggaggacggtcCAGAAGAAGGCCCCCCAGGACGCTGAGGACGGCCTGGTCAAGAGCCACGCCTTCACCGG GCTGACGCGTGCGGTGGCGATTGACTGTgagatggtgggggtggggccaGACGGCGAGCACAGCATCCTGGCCCGGGTCTCCATCGTCAACCACTTCGGGAAGCTGATCTACGACCGCTTCGTCAAGCCGACCGAGGAGGTGACCGACTACCGCACGGCCTTCAGCGGAATCCGACCCGAGGACATCAAAGACG GTGAGGATATGAAGACTGTTCAGAAGGAGGTAGGAGAGATCATGGAGGGAAGGATACTGGTCGGACACGCAATACACAATGACTTAAAG GTCCTCTTCCTAGACCATCCCAAGAAGAAGATCCGTGACACCCAGAAGTACAAACCCTTCAGAGTGAGAGTTAAG AGCTCCCGACCGTCCCTCAAAGTTCTGTCCAGAGAGGTGCTGAACGTCAAGGTTCAGCAGGGAGAACACTCCTCA gtgcagGATGCCCAGGCCACGATGAGGCTCTACACGATGGTGAAGAAAAACTGGGAGGCCGAGATCAAAGCCAGTCGGGCCGATAAGGCCGAGGCCAGGAAGCCCCGCCCCTCGGCCCTCAAGCCCCACCCCTTCAAAGACAAGTGA